In the Malus domestica chromosome 16, GDT2T_hap1 genome, one interval contains:
- the LOC103403987 gene encoding protein transport protein Sec61 subunit gamma yields the protein MDAIDSVVDPLREFSKDSIRLVKRCHKPDRKEFSKVALRTAIGFVVMGFVGFFVKLIFIPINNIIVGSV from the exons ATGGACGCCATTGACTCAGTGGTGGATCCGCTCAGAGAGTTCTCCAAGGACAGCATTCGCCTTGTCAAGCGCTGCCACAAGCCCGATCGCAAAG AATTCTCCAAGGTCGCGCTCCGGACAGCGATTGGGTTCGTGGTGATGGGATTCGTTGGCTTCTTCGTGAAGCTGATCTTCATCCCCATCAACAACATCATCGTCGGATCTGTTTAG